The following proteins are encoded in a genomic region of Arcobacter suis CECT 7833:
- a CDS encoding sensor domain-containing diguanylate cyclase: MTQQNFHKFFIFYFIIFGIIISAFSSFVSYKLQMEDSKNSLDKKAKEIFDIKLETILKPRITNMDNIAKSLHDNKILKDFLISKDINKQKELEDIFLAIVNSNTNIMKARFIDKNGMEIVRIDRNNENENAFIIEKDKLQNRSNKDYFKILSNNKDETIWHSKFDLGNEITDEIPKPTLKIAIPVFNDNKFSGIIIINVFITNLFNSIGFSSTFDHYIIDKNQNFILHPKNEFSFNAHKNIPRDMKNDFPNGLEEENIYKISLNHILKNEDEATLILKTKTNYQKELIDTKLNTAIIVLGLTVLLSLFMAIIVSRTPIKLQRALLKAHEKLNQFTSIIDKFVITSTTKIDSTILDVSDAFEKSSGYNKDELIGQKMSIIKHPKQDRTLIKSLWDTILSGKVWTGELLNKKKNGENYWLEQYIIPTINEESGKIETFVSVGIDITAKKEIEKLASIDKLTGIYNRRLLDEFLEIEMEVAKRYKEELSIILLDIDYFKKVNDTFGHLVGDEILTTTSKIISENLRNSDIFGRYGGEEFLIICAKTSEENALILAEKLRVTIENHKFPHVEQKTISLGITSFEKNDTIKSLFKKADLALYKAKHTGRNKAIIYKKEL, from the coding sequence TTGACTCAACAAAACTTTCATAAATTTTTTATTTTCTATTTTATTATTTTTGGGATTATAATTTCAGCTTTTAGTTCATTTGTTAGTTATAAACTTCAAATGGAAGATAGCAAAAATAGCTTAGATAAAAAAGCTAAAGAGATATTTGATATAAAATTAGAAACTATACTAAAACCTAGAATAACAAATATGGATAACATTGCAAAATCTTTACATGATAATAAAATATTAAAAGATTTTCTTATTTCAAAAGATATTAATAAACAAAAAGAATTAGAAGATATTTTTCTAGCTATTGTAAATAGTAACACTAATATAATGAAAGCCAGATTCATTGATAAAAATGGAATGGAAATAGTTAGAATAGACAGAAATAATGAAAATGAAAATGCGTTTATTATTGAAAAAGACAAACTTCAAAATAGAAGCAATAAAGATTATTTCAAAATTTTATCTAACAATAAAGATGAAACTATTTGGCATTCAAAATTTGATTTAGGAAATGAAATAACGGATGAAATTCCTAAACCCACTTTAAAAATTGCAATTCCGGTGTTTAATGATAATAAATTTTCTGGAATTATTATCATAAATGTATTTATTACAAATTTATTTAATTCAATTGGTTTTTCTTCTACTTTTGATCATTATATTATTGATAAAAATCAAAACTTTATTTTACATCCAAAAAATGAGTTTTCATTTAATGCACATAAAAATATTCCAAGAGATATGAAAAATGATTTCCCAAATGGACTTGAAGAAGAAAATATTTATAAAATATCTTTAAATCATATTCTAAAAAATGAAGATGAAGCTACACTGATTTTAAAAACTAAAACAAATTACCAAAAAGAGTTAATTGATACAAAATTGAATACGGCTATCATTGTTTTAGGATTAACTGTTTTATTGAGTTTATTTATGGCAATTATTGTATCAAGAACTCCTATTAAATTACAAAGAGCTTTATTAAAAGCCCATGAAAAGCTAAATCAATTTACTTCAATAATTGATAAATTTGTAATTACATCAACAACCAAAATAGATAGTACTATTCTAGACGTTAGTGATGCTTTTGAAAAATCTAGTGGTTACAATAAAGATGAATTAATTGGACAAAAAATGTCAATAATTAAACATCCAAAACAAGATAGAACACTTATAAAATCTTTATGGGATACTATACTAAGTGGAAAAGTTTGGACAGGAGAATTATTAAATAAAAAGAAAAATGGTGAAAATTATTGGCTTGAACAATACATTATTCCCACAATAAATGAAGAAAGTGGAAAAATCGAAACCTTTGTTTCAGTTGGAATTGATATAACTGCAAAAAAAGAGATAGAAAAATTGGCTTCAATTGATAAATTAACAGGGATTTATAATAGAAGATTATTAGATGAATTTTTAGAAATAGAAATGGAAGTTGCCAAAAGATATAAAGAAGAATTATCTATAATTTTGTTAGATATTGATTATTTTAAAAAAGTAAATGATACTTTTGGACATTTAGTTGGTGATGAAATTTTAACAACTACTTCAAAAATCATATCTGAAAACTTGAGGAATTCTGATATATTTGGAAGATATGGGGGAGAAGAGTTTTTAATAATTTGTGCAAAAACAAGTGAAGAAAATGCGCTAATTTTGGCTGAAAAACTACGAGTTACAATAGAAAATCATAAATTTCCACATGTTGAACAAAAAACAATCTCTTTAGGAATCACA
- a CDS encoding transporter substrate-binding domain-containing protein: MKNLFIIIFLFSISIFAKETNLKISYDPNYAPFSYKQDDKAAGLFIDIWKLWAKYNNYTIEFVDGVIWNNALDLAKNKEVDFFLGSNPYKNWMFSSDSFYELTSSFFILAKNNAQILAKSNINIGLISQDYEELILKNYPNATIKLYKDYDKLIEDLENNELDLIYEDKLAVEFYTLRNNLFHLIKSLDNSILKNSVNAITYSQDKADLFNNGFSKIPINELLELEKKWILNEKDRYYSNFKQQINLTQEEKDFLANNLIKVSVSDAWEPFTFKSRNDEAIGISAEYWKIISSKLDLKYKNIFDETFKHQINSIKNKENDLIYSVGETHDRKEYSIFSKEYAKFPISIATKKDENFIENISILTNKKIAVGDNFTAHNIIKSKYPNMDFILVNSVKEGLELVSKNKAYAFIDIQPVLFYNIAKYDFDDLKVSGNTGLDFSIKFMIRDDYVILESILNKAISSISINELNEIITKWNNVQFQTNFNYELFLQIFAVVFLIILAFVHRTLTLKNLNKTLTIKVEEKTKKLNDMNKNLENLVEKKTTELIQKENILNHQSKMAAMGEMIENIAHQWRQPLSLISTAATGAKLKKDFGNLSDSDFYETMDIINNSAQHLSNTIDDFRNFFSNEKKASFFDVNTPIEKVLYLVSSKLKNRKIEIIKNTQKIEIIGLVNEFIQVLVNIINNALDAFEENNLEKKLIFIDIYKEENNLILKIKDNAGGIKETIINRIFEPYFTTKHKSQGTGIGLYMSNEIIKKHMNGNISVSNKEYSYDNVKYIGAEFKIELPINK, from the coding sequence ATGAAAAACTTATTCATTATCATTTTTCTATTTTCTATATCTATTTTTGCAAAAGAAACAAATTTGAAAATTTCTTATGACCCAAATTATGCTCCATTTTCATATAAACAAGATGATAAAGCTGCTGGATTATTCATTGATATTTGGAAATTATGGGCGAAATATAACAATTACACAATTGAATTTGTAGATGGAGTTATTTGGAACAATGCTCTTGATTTAGCCAAAAATAAAGAAGTTGACTTTTTTTTAGGTTCTAATCCTTATAAAAATTGGATGTTTAGTTCAGATTCTTTTTATGAATTAACAAGTTCATTTTTTATTTTAGCAAAAAATAACGCTCAAATACTTGCAAAAAGTAATATTAATATAGGACTAATAAGTCAAGATTATGAAGAATTAATTTTAAAGAATTATCCAAATGCAACTATAAAGTTGTATAAAGATTACGATAAATTAATAGAAGATTTAGAAAATAATGAGTTAGATTTAATCTATGAAGATAAACTTGCAGTTGAATTTTATACTCTTAGAAATAATTTATTTCATTTGATAAAATCCTTAGATAATTCAATTCTAAAAAATAGTGTAAATGCAATAACTTATTCTCAAGATAAAGCTGATTTATTTAATAATGGATTTTCAAAAATTCCTATAAATGAACTCTTAGAACTTGAAAAGAAATGGATTTTAAATGAAAAAGATAGATATTATTCAAACTTTAAACAACAAATTAATCTAACTCAAGAAGAAAAAGATTTTTTAGCAAACAATTTAATTAAAGTATCTGTTTCTGACGCATGGGAACCATTTACATTTAAATCAAGAAACGATGAGGCTATTGGTATTTCTGCTGAATATTGGAAAATTATTTCAAGTAAATTAGATTTAAAATATAAAAATATATTTGATGAAACATTTAAACATCAAATTAATAGTATAAAAAATAAAGAAAATGATTTAATTTATAGTGTTGGCGAAACTCATGATAGAAAAGAGTACTCAATTTTCTCAAAAGAATATGCAAAATTTCCAATTTCAATAGCTACCAAAAAAGACGAAAACTTTATAGAAAACATTTCTATATTAACTAATAAAAAAATAGCCGTAGGTGATAATTTTACAGCTCATAATATAATAAAAAGTAAATATCCAAATATGGACTTTATTTTAGTTAATAGTGTAAAAGAAGGATTAGAGTTAGTATCCAAAAATAAAGCTTATGCTTTCATTGATATTCAGCCTGTGCTTTTTTATAATATTGCTAAATATGATTTTGATGATTTAAAAGTATCTGGAAATACAGGTTTAGATTTTAGTATAAAATTTATGATAAGAGATGATTATGTTATATTAGAATCAATACTAAATAAAGCCATTTCATCAATTTCTATAAATGAATTAAATGAAATAATTACAAAATGGAATAACGTACAATTCCAAACTAACTTTAATTATGAGTTATTTTTACAAATATTTGCTGTTGTTTTTTTAATTATATTAGCATTTGTGCATAGAACTTTAACACTTAAAAATCTTAATAAAACCCTTACTATTAAAGTTGAAGAAAAAACTAAAAAATTGAATGATATGAATAAAAATTTAGAAAATTTAGTAGAAAAAAAGACTACAGAATTAATACAAAAAGAAAATATTTTAAATCACCAATCAAAAATGGCAGCAATGGGAGAAATGATAGAAAATATTGCTCACCAATGGAGACAACCTTTATCTTTGATTTCAACAGCAGCAACGGGAGCAAAATTAAAAAAAGATTTTGGAAACTTAAGTGATTCAGATTTTTATGAAACAATGGACATAATAAATAATTCGGCTCAACATTTATCTAATACAATTGATGATTTTAGAAACTTTTTTAGTAATGAAAAAAAAGCTTCTTTTTTTGATGTTAATACTCCAATAGAAAAAGTATTATATTTGGTTAGTTCAAAATTGAAAAATAGAAAAATAGAAATCATAAAAAATACTCAAAAAATAGAAATTATAGGTCTTGTTAATGAATTTATTCAAGTTCTTGTAAATATTATAAATAATGCATTAGATGCATTTGAAGAAAATAATTTAGAAAAGAAATTAATATTTATTGACATTTATAAAGAAGAAAATAATTTAATTTTAAAAATAAAAGACAACGCAGGAGGAATAAAAGAAACAATCATAAACAGAATTTTTGAACCTTATTTTACAACAAAACATAAAAGTCAAGGAACAGGAATTGGTCTTTATATGTCAAATGAAATTATAAAAAAACATATGAATGGAAATATAAGCGTTTCAAATAAAGAATACAGCTATGATAATGTGAAATATATTGGAGCAGAGTTTAAAATCGAACTTCCAATAAACAAATAA
- a CDS encoding response regulator transcription factor: MQKNLNFNHILKNLNILYIEDEENIRINIKKVLLLLCENVFDVSNINEAKFIFNKQRIDIIISDINLPDTDGIDFIKELRKTDKTIPVILLSAFTDTKYLLEATKLKLVDYLTKPVDFKTLNNSLQSCVEEILDNSRYLINFQNNIQYNVLHKKLVDLNTKEEVALTLKELDLISFLIKNSNRIVSSEELKSNIWEDCFEATDSALKNLLNKVRKKIGKESITNISGVGYRLNF; this comes from the coding sequence ATGCAAAAAAATCTTAATTTTAATCACATATTAAAAAATTTAAATATCTTGTATATAGAAGATGAAGAAAATATTAGAATAAATATAAAAAAAGTTTTACTTTTGTTATGTGAAAATGTATTCGATGTTTCAAACATAAATGAAGCTAAATTTATTTTTAACAAACAAAGAATAGACATAATAATTTCAGATATAAATCTTCCTGATACGGATGGGATTGATTTTATAAAAGAATTAAGAAAAACGGATAAAACTATTCCTGTGATTTTATTAAGTGCTTTTACTGATACAAAATATTTATTGGAAGCCACAAAACTAAAACTAGTTGATTATCTTACTAAACCTGTAGATTTTAAAACTCTAAATAATTCTTTACAATCTTGTGTTGAAGAGATTTTAGATAATTCAAGATATTTGATTAATTTCCAAAATAATATTCAATACAATGTACTTCATAAAAAATTAGTAGATTTAAATACAAAAGAAGAAGTTGCTCTTACATTAAAAGAATTAGATTTAATAAGTTTTTTAATAAAAAATAGTAACCGAATCGTTTCATCTGAGGAATTAAAATCTAATATTTGGGAAGATTGTTTTGAAGCTACAGATTCTGCTTTAAAAAACCTATTAAATAAAGTGCGGAAAAAAATAGGCAAAGAATCAATTACCAATATTTCAGGCGTTGGATATAGACTTAATTTTTAA
- a CDS encoding TolC family protein, whose product MYIKKLLKFACISILASSSLQAVSLKESVDKVLATNPEVIAEKNNQEAFRKYIDERKANYLPRIDVDGRLEKSNSDKNYDQPNLNNLSDSNTKEDGYNFGIALNQMLYDGNLTPSQVQEAKHNDLANKFRTEKNIDNVVYETIIAYKDLVQYNEMLELTKNMITTNEENLQIAKEKESISGEVLETYEVDSKLSFVKEKYLEEEDLKSSKISTFKRYVGMEPSGNECRPKINLSKIPDNLQQIVELAVLRNYEIQQQIETIKAQREKIAQADSKFLPNLSLELKALTDNDLSLNEEGTENQAYGRINLAWNLYNGGGDYAVSQQEALFLAEEKERLDAITNKIVESIKVNHKRFTKNKERIAVLKDYVVANENIVEVYKSEFESGTRTFVDILDAQTVLYEAKKSLVAREYDLYTNYYDILNTLSMLTTTILESEDGCSNDKALNSLVSEQQKASKEPASEELGALLGDEKTAPKDTKKITPALPKKQ is encoded by the coding sequence ATGTACATAAAAAAATTATTGAAATTTGCTTGTATTTCTATATTGGCAAGTAGTTCTTTACAGGCTGTTAGTTTAAAAGAGAGTGTTGATAAAGTATTAGCTACTAATCCAGAAGTAATAGCTGAAAAAAATAATCAAGAAGCTTTTAGAAAATATATTGATGAAAGAAAGGCAAATTACCTTCCAAGAATAGATGTGGATGGAAGATTAGAAAAAAGTAATTCTGATAAAAATTATGATCAACCAAATTTAAATAATTTATCTGATAGTAATACAAAAGAAGATGGATACAATTTTGGAATAGCTTTAAATCAGATGTTATATGATGGTAATTTAACTCCAAGTCAAGTACAAGAAGCAAAACATAATGATTTAGCTAATAAGTTTAGAACAGAAAAGAATATTGATAATGTCGTTTATGAAACAATTATTGCATATAAAGATTTGGTTCAATATAACGAAATGTTAGAGTTAACAAAAAATATGATTACTACAAATGAAGAAAATCTTCAAATAGCTAAAGAAAAAGAATCTATTAGTGGAGAAGTACTTGAAACATACGAAGTTGATTCAAAATTAAGTTTTGTTAAAGAAAAATACTTAGAAGAAGAAGATTTAAAAAGTTCAAAAATTAGTACTTTTAAAAGATATGTTGGAATGGAACCATCAGGAAATGAATGTAGACCAAAAATTAATTTATCAAAAATACCGGATAATTTACAACAAATTGTAGAATTAGCAGTTTTGAGAAATTATGAAATCCAACAACAAATAGAAACAATAAAAGCTCAAAGAGAAAAAATAGCGCAAGCTGATTCAAAGTTTTTACCAAATTTAAGTTTGGAATTAAAAGCTCTTACTGACAATGATTTATCTTTGAATGAAGAAGGTACAGAAAATCAAGCTTATGGAAGAATTAACTTGGCTTGGAATTTATACAATGGTGGTGGAGATTATGCTGTATCACAACAAGAAGCATTATTTTTAGCTGAAGAAAAAGAAAGATTAGATGCAATTACTAATAAAATTGTTGAATCAATAAAAGTGAATCATAAAAGATTTACAAAAAATAAAGAAAGAATAGCTGTTCTAAAAGATTATGTTGTAGCAAATGAAAATATTGTTGAAGTTTATAAAAGTGAATTTGAATCAGGTACAAGAACATTTGTTGATATTTTAGATGCACAAACAGTTTTATATGAAGCAAAAAAGAGTTTAGTTGCAAGAGAATATGATTTATATACAAATTATTACGATATTTTAAATACATTGTCAATGTTAACAACAACTATTTTAGAATCAGAAGATGGTTGTTCAAACGATAAAGCTTTAAATTCGCTTGTTTCAGAACAACAAAAAGCTTCAAAAGAGCCAGCATCTGAAGAATTAGGTGCATTATTAGGAGATGAAAAAACAGCTCCAAAAGATACAAAAAAAATAACTCCTGCATTACCTAAAAAACAATAA